In Chitinophagaceae bacterium, a genomic segment contains:
- the lpxK gene encoding tetraacyldisaccharide 4'-kinase: protein MIKKVSLNKKRTYLRPIAWLYGLGISFIDFLFKKRIFRSAEFDIPVISVGNLSVGGAGKTPMVIYLSSLINKNYKSGIISRGYGRKGNKTFEVPAEETDVELCGDEPLMVKNYVPESPLVLANNRIWGVIHLLNDYPETEVILLDDAFQHKRLKPGLNILITPFHFPFFNNELLPAGNLRESRSAASRADMIIVSKCPEQISDKVQNEYKEEIKKYSSAPVFFTKIKYKGVYPIFNPEKISSQIPLGNKLLLAAIADTKPFEDYFEKSSGKNFDSLFFRDHYRFQENDMATISNWYSKNRGNVFTTVKDEIRLNEWKSFILKENLPIFVVETEVEFCSSSEAENFDKLVLKYIEKQLSYYKS from the coding sequence ATGATTAAAAAAGTGAGTTTAAATAAAAAAAGGACATATCTACGTCCTATTGCCTGGCTGTATGGCCTGGGCATTTCTTTTATAGATTTTTTATTTAAAAAAAGAATCTTCAGATCTGCTGAATTTGATATCCCTGTTATATCAGTCGGTAATTTAAGCGTGGGTGGAGCCGGCAAGACACCAATGGTCATATATCTTTCAAGCTTAATAAATAAAAACTATAAGTCCGGAATCATAAGTCGTGGCTATGGCAGAAAGGGAAATAAAACTTTTGAAGTTCCTGCTGAAGAAACAGATGTAGAACTTTGTGGTGACGAACCTTTAATGGTAAAAAACTATGTGCCGGAATCTCCTCTGGTACTGGCCAATAACAGAATTTGGGGAGTTATTCATTTGCTCAACGATTATCCTGAAACAGAAGTTATTTTATTAGATGATGCCTTTCAGCATAAAAGGTTAAAACCCGGTTTAAACATACTTATCACGCCTTTTCATTTTCCTTTTTTCAATAATGAATTACTTCCGGCGGGTAATTTGCGCGAAAGCAGATCGGCAGCTTCGAGAGCTGATATGATAATAGTGAGTAAGTGCCCTGAACAAATCTCAGACAAAGTTCAAAACGAGTATAAAGAAGAAATAAAAAAATATTCTTCTGCTCCGGTCTTTTTTACTAAAATTAAATACAAAGGTGTTTATCCAATTTTTAATCCTGAAAAAATTAGTAGCCAAATACCTTTAGGAAATAAACTTTTACTGGCGGCAATTGCTGACACCAAACCTTTTGAGGATTATTTTGAAAAAAGTAGCGGAAAGAATTTTGACTCACTTTTCTTCAGAGACCACTACAGATTTCAGGAAAATGACATGGCTACAATCAGCAACTGGTATTCTAAAAACAGAGGTAACGTATTTACGACCGTGAAAGATGAAATCCGATTGAATGAATGGAAAAGTTTTATTTTAAAAGAGAACTTACCGATTTTTGTAGTTGAAACTGAGGTTGAATTTTGCTCGTCTTCGGAGGCCGAAAATTTTGACAAGCTCGTATTGAAATATATTGAAAAACAATTATCATATTATAAATCCTGA